One stretch of Planococcus sp. PAMC 21323 DNA includes these proteins:
- a CDS encoding NAD(P)/FAD-dependent oxidoreductase, with the protein MYDVIIVGGGSSGLMASIAAASNSQKVLLIEKGKKLGKKLLISGGGRCNVTNRLPLDEIVKHIPGNGRFLHSPFSVFNNEDIISFFEGLGVALKEEDHGRMFPVSNRAQDVADAMFKEMERLNVTILLDSPVKKLLMTDEKVTGVRLHTGEEYTAKAIVVAVGGKAVPQTGSTGDGYPWAEKAGHLVTELYPTEVPLLSKEPFIVGRELQGLALRDAAVTVLNKKGKVLVTHQMDMLFTHFGLSGPAVLRCSQYVVKEMKKNGGQPVEMRINTLPDENAESAFQLLNKMMKDEPKKSLKNVWKSLAQERWLLFLMTRAEIDPLLTGAEVPSDKVRAMAQQLTAFTMFVNGTQSIEKAFVTGGGVSIKEIEPKTMASKKKPGLYFCGEILDIHGYTGGYNITSAFVTGNVAGQSAARFAKEHQVASQN; encoded by the coding sequence ATGTATGACGTTATAATCGTAGGCGGAGGTTCCTCCGGCCTAATGGCATCTATTGCCGCAGCTTCGAATAGCCAAAAAGTATTATTGATTGAAAAAGGAAAAAAGTTAGGAAAAAAACTACTGATATCTGGTGGTGGGCGCTGCAACGTAACGAATCGGTTACCACTTGATGAAATTGTAAAGCATATTCCAGGGAATGGCCGTTTTCTTCATAGCCCTTTTTCTGTATTCAATAACGAAGACATTATTTCCTTTTTTGAAGGACTTGGTGTTGCGTTAAAAGAAGAAGACCACGGTCGCATGTTTCCAGTTTCAAACCGCGCACAAGATGTAGCAGATGCCATGTTTAAAGAAATGGAACGACTCAATGTCACCATTTTACTGGATTCACCTGTTAAAAAATTATTGATGACTGACGAAAAAGTGACTGGTGTTCGTCTTCATACCGGTGAAGAATACACGGCTAAAGCAATTGTTGTAGCCGTTGGAGGTAAAGCCGTACCACAAACTGGCTCTACTGGTGACGGTTATCCGTGGGCAGAAAAAGCAGGTCACTTGGTGACAGAGCTTTACCCAACAGAAGTGCCGCTCTTGTCTAAAGAACCTTTCATCGTTGGCCGCGAGCTTCAAGGTTTAGCATTACGTGATGCAGCAGTAACGGTATTAAACAAAAAGGGCAAAGTACTTGTCACGCATCAAATGGATATGCTATTCACTCATTTTGGGCTGAGCGGTCCAGCAGTTTTACGCTGTAGCCAATACGTCGTCAAAGAAATGAAGAAAAATGGCGGTCAACCGGTGGAAATGCGGATTAATACTTTACCAGATGAAAATGCAGAATCTGCTTTTCAGTTGCTAAACAAAATGATGAAAGACGAACCAAAAAAATCGTTGAAGAACGTTTGGAAAAGCTTAGCGCAAGAGCGTTGGTTGCTGTTTCTCATGACGCGTGCAGAAATCGATCCACTTCTGACTGGTGCAGAAGTGCCAAGTGATAAAGTACGCGCCATGGCTCAGCAGTTAACGGCGTTTACGATGTTTGTTAACGGTACGCAATCGATTGAAAAAGCATTTGTTACGGGTGGCGGTGTGTCGATCAAAGAAATCGAACCCAAAACGATGGCATCGAAAAAGAAACCTGGATTGTATTTCTGCGGTGAAATTTTAGATATTCACGGCTACACAGGCGGATACAACATCACGTCTGCATTCGTTACAGGAAACGTAGCCGGACAAAGCGCAGCTCGATTTGCGAAAGAACATCAAGTCGCATCACAAAATTGA
- a CDS encoding putative polysaccharide biosynthesis protein — MSSLVKGTAILTLGLFLSKILGVIYIIPFYSMVGEKNIGLYQYAYIPYNLMLALAISGAPIAFSKFTAKYNSLGDYETGRRLLKSGLLTMMITGFVSFLMLYIFAEPLARITISEDELIYSVGDVTEAIRWVSFALIVVPFMSLWRGFFQGYNYMMPTAVSQLVEQIVRIIFLLGGAFAVLYIFDGTPKTAIQFAVLSAAVGALGGIVTLGYFWKKKKPEYNQLLANSVESYDVKLRDMYKEILIYAVPVIFLGIANPLFQFVDLMTFNRAMSSGGNFSEIDLLGILNLTAHKLVMIPVMLATGFSMALIPLITKHFTRREYLQVSRTLDQSIQLLLFLTLPAVIGMTMLSNELYHVFYEVSDVGSEILAHYLPVAILFSAFPVTASILQGINKQKWIIINLSTGLLLKAVLNTPLIELFETDGAIAATIIGYVVAIGMNMVVIAKTMNYRSQMVGRRVILIVILNLIMAGAVFLAISGLNLFIGMDNKFLSMIRIILIGGVGAVVYGYLGLKTGLAQKLMGSKITKISRKLGF; from the coding sequence ATGTCGTCATTAGTTAAAGGTACAGCCATCTTAACATTAGGTTTATTTTTGTCGAAAATTCTTGGAGTTATTTATATCATTCCGTTTTATAGCATGGTAGGAGAAAAGAATATCGGGCTTTATCAATATGCGTATATCCCGTATAACTTGATGTTGGCGCTAGCTATTTCAGGCGCGCCAATTGCTTTCTCAAAATTTACCGCTAAATACAATTCTCTTGGAGATTATGAAACGGGGAGGAGATTATTAAAGTCAGGTCTATTGACGATGATGATCACCGGGTTTGTGTCGTTTCTTATGCTCTATATCTTCGCAGAACCACTTGCGCGCATTACCATATCTGAAGATGAACTTATTTATTCGGTAGGTGATGTTACAGAAGCTATTCGGTGGGTCAGTTTTGCATTAATTGTCGTGCCATTTATGAGTCTTTGGAGAGGGTTTTTCCAAGGCTATAACTACATGATGCCGACCGCTGTTTCTCAGTTGGTCGAACAAATTGTTCGCATCATTTTCCTTTTGGGCGGCGCATTTGCAGTTCTATACATTTTTGATGGAACGCCAAAAACAGCAATTCAATTTGCCGTATTGTCTGCAGCAGTCGGAGCTCTTGGTGGTATTGTCACTTTGGGGTATTTCTGGAAAAAGAAAAAGCCGGAATACAATCAGCTGTTAGCGAATTCGGTCGAATCGTATGATGTTAAATTACGTGATATGTACAAAGAGATTTTGATTTATGCCGTACCAGTTATATTCCTCGGTATTGCCAACCCGTTGTTCCAATTTGTCGACTTAATGACGTTTAACCGGGCGATGAGTTCTGGTGGGAATTTCTCGGAAATCGATCTTTTAGGTATTTTAAATTTAACTGCTCATAAACTTGTCATGATTCCAGTTATGCTTGCTACTGGTTTCTCAATGGCATTAATCCCGTTGATCACGAAACACTTTACACGCAGAGAATATCTTCAAGTATCACGGACATTAGATCAATCAATCCAGTTATTATTGTTCTTAACATTACCAGCGGTTATTGGGATGACAATGCTTTCTAATGAGTTATACCATGTCTTCTACGAAGTAAGTGATGTTGGATCTGAAATTTTGGCGCATTATTTGCCAGTGGCAATATTGTTTTCTGCTTTCCCAGTCACAGCATCTATATTACAAGGTATCAATAAACAGAAATGGATCATTATCAACTTATCTACTGGTCTTTTATTAAAAGCAGTACTAAATACACCGCTGATTGAACTTTTTGAAACAGATGGTGCGATTGCAGCAACTATCATCGGTTATGTTGTGGCTATTGGCATGAACATGGTGGTAATCGCTAAAACCATGAATTACCGTTCGCAAATGGTCGGAAGACGTGTCATTTTAATCGTTATATTAAACTTGATTATGGCGGGAGCAGTATTCTTAGCGATATCAGGATTAAATCTATTTATCGGCATGGACAATAAGTTCCTATCAATGATACGGATCATTCTAATTGGTGGTGTTGGCGCAGTTGTTTATGGCTATCTCGGTTTAAAAACGGGCTTAGCACAAAAATTAATGGGCTCGAAAATAACGAAAATCTCTCGAAAATTAGGCTTTTAG
- a CDS encoding pseudouridine synthase → MRLDKYLSNMGHGSRKEVKILLKSKAVEVNGEIVRDPKVHVNEHDDHVSVGGEVVAYTEFIYVLMNKPQGVISATEDKYDKTVIDLLGEDEQHFEPFPVGRLDKDTEGFLLLTNDGKLAHELLSPKKHVDKTYFAHVEGVVTEEDAEAFKKGVMLDDGYVTKPASLTILESAAVSKIKLTITEGKFHQVKRMFESVGKHVVYLKRLSMGPLSLDPELELGEYRHLTDEELTGLKQRK, encoded by the coding sequence ATGCGTTTAGATAAATATCTTTCTAATATGGGTCATGGCTCAAGAAAAGAAGTTAAAATCTTATTAAAATCAAAAGCAGTTGAAGTAAATGGAGAAATTGTCCGAGACCCAAAAGTGCATGTTAATGAACATGATGATCACGTTTCGGTCGGAGGAGAAGTAGTTGCATATACAGAGTTTATTTATGTATTGATGAATAAACCTCAAGGTGTAATTTCAGCAACAGAAGATAAATACGATAAAACGGTGATCGATTTGCTTGGGGAAGATGAGCAGCATTTTGAACCGTTTCCAGTAGGGCGATTGGATAAAGACACTGAGGGTTTTCTACTTTTAACAAACGATGGCAAATTAGCACACGAATTACTATCGCCTAAAAAGCATGTGGATAAAACCTATTTTGCACATGTCGAAGGAGTAGTCACGGAAGAAGACGCAGAAGCCTTTAAAAAAGGGGTTATGCTTGATGATGGTTATGTGACGAAGCCTGCAAGTTTAACTATTTTAGAAAGTGCTGCTGTGTCTAAAATTAAACTGACGATTACGGAAGGCAAGTTCCATCAAGTTAAACGGATGTTCGAAAGTGTCGGCAAACACGTTGTCTATTTGAAACGCTTGTCGATGGGACCGTTAAGTCTTGATCCAGAATTAGAACTTGGTGAATATCGTCATTTGACGGATGAAGAACTAACTGGCTTAAAACAAAGAAAATGA
- a CDS encoding DeoR family transcriptional regulator, whose protein sequence is MKPTTDRMLIRIKDMYKYILENGTVTTQDLVDEFGITPRTIQRDLNVLAFNDLVSSPTRGKWTTTQRKVKMTS, encoded by the coding sequence ATGAAACCCACAACCGATCGAATGCTCATTCGAATTAAAGATATGTATAAGTACATTCTCGAGAATGGGACTGTAACGACGCAAGATCTTGTCGACGAATTCGGCATCACTCCTCGCACCATTCAAAGAGATTTGAATGTGTTAGCCTTTAACGACTTGGTGTCTAGTCCAACTCGAGGCAAATGGACAACGACGCAACGCAAAGTGAAAATGACGTCCTAA
- the pepV gene encoding dipeptidase PepV, giving the protein MDWQLEATKRKEKILSELQELIAIPSVLSNDTTPTAPFGKEVKQALDWFLEKGRTEGYTVKNVGDVAGHLEIGQGEELLGILGHVDVVPVGEGWTTAPFGGEIHNGRLYGRGAIDDKGPTIAAWAALNMLKDAGVEFTKRVRLIIGTDEESDFRCMDRYFQTEEMPAIAFTPDADFPIINAEKGIASLVFSTFSMHEDAILESFIAGNRSNMVPDKATAILNGQLAEWQEDFKSFCKKHNVTGKVEQHNGSTELTLNGKAAHAMEPEDGINAGILLAVFLKDRLEGDGQKFVEFVADTFYQDSRGHKLGLDFTDEQSGDTTFNAGIIRFEKKKTAMITVSMRYSISYPFKEKIDAYQLKDFVLDIASNSPPHYVDENDPFIKTLQSAYEKQTGERANLIAIGGGTYARVLDKGVAFGMLFPGEPDVAHQADEFVDIDNLIKATAIYAEAIYQLACKK; this is encoded by the coding sequence ATGGATTGGCAGTTAGAAGCTACAAAGCGTAAAGAGAAAATACTGAGTGAATTGCAAGAATTAATAGCGATTCCCAGCGTATTAAGTAATGACACAACGCCAACAGCTCCTTTTGGAAAAGAAGTTAAACAGGCATTGGATTGGTTTTTAGAAAAAGGAAGAACAGAAGGATATACTGTGAAAAATGTTGGGGATGTCGCAGGGCATCTTGAGATTGGACAAGGCGAAGAATTGCTTGGAATTTTAGGGCATGTGGACGTCGTGCCAGTTGGTGAAGGTTGGACTACAGCTCCTTTTGGTGGAGAAATTCATAACGGACGGCTTTACGGTCGTGGGGCTATCGATGATAAAGGACCGACGATTGCTGCATGGGCAGCACTAAATATGTTAAAAGATGCTGGTGTGGAATTCACAAAGCGCGTGCGTTTAATTATTGGTACCGATGAAGAAAGTGATTTCCGCTGTATGGATCGCTATTTTCAAACAGAAGAAATGCCAGCAATAGCCTTTACACCAGACGCAGATTTTCCAATCATCAATGCAGAAAAAGGGATTGCATCTTTGGTTTTTTCTACATTTTCAATGCACGAAGATGCGATTTTAGAATCTTTTATTGCTGGAAATCGAAGTAATATGGTGCCCGACAAAGCGACGGCTATATTAAACGGTCAATTAGCAGAATGGCAAGAGGATTTTAAGTCGTTTTGTAAAAAACATAATGTAACAGGTAAAGTCGAGCAGCATAACGGATCGACAGAATTAACGTTAAATGGAAAAGCGGCTCATGCCATGGAACCTGAAGATGGGATTAATGCCGGAATTTTACTAGCTGTATTTTTGAAAGATCGTTTAGAAGGTGATGGCCAAAAATTTGTGGAGTTTGTGGCAGACACGTTTTATCAAGATTCACGTGGTCATAAACTTGGTCTGGATTTTACAGATGAACAATCTGGAGATACAACATTTAACGCTGGAATTATTCGGTTTGAAAAAAAGAAAACGGCTATGATTACAGTTAGTATGAGGTACTCGATAAGTTATCCATTCAAAGAGAAAATCGATGCCTATCAGTTGAAGGATTTCGTACTGGACATTGCGTCTAATTCTCCTCCTCATTATGTGGATGAAAACGATCCATTCATCAAAACGCTACAAAGCGCATATGAAAAACAAACGGGCGAAAGAGCAAATTTGATCGCCATTGGCGGAGGTACTTATGCGCGCGTGCTAGACAAAGGTGTGGCTTTTGGAATGTTATTCCCTGGCGAACCCGATGTTGCGCACCAAGCAGATGAATTTGTCGACATCGACAATTTAATAAAAGCGACTGCTATCTATGCAGAAGCAATTTATCAATTAGCATGTAAAAAATGA
- the dat gene encoding D-amino-acid transaminase, with protein sequence MDLILHNGEFIREEDLVISKEDRGYQFGDGIYEVIRVYDGNLFTAKEHIDRFYDSADKIKIVVPYTKDVFHKMMYDFVEVNNIENGQVYVQITRGAAERQHQFPTQATPVITGNTKSVERPVAKLDSGVTAKFIEDIRWLRCDIKSLNLLGNVLAKQEAYEEGYFEAILHRGETVTEGCSSNMYGIKNGILYTHPANNLILNGITRRVILELCEELKIPVVETPFTKTEALEMDEFIMSSTTTEVMPIVAIGDHKIGQGVPGELTRKLQTAFEARIEVGVKS encoded by the coding sequence ATGGATTTGATATTGCACAATGGAGAATTTATTCGGGAAGAAGATTTGGTGATTTCGAAAGAAGATCGGGGTTATCAATTTGGAGACGGGATTTACGAAGTTATTCGTGTATACGATGGCAATTTATTTACGGCTAAAGAACATATCGACCGTTTTTATGACAGTGCAGACAAAATCAAAATCGTCGTTCCTTATACAAAAGATGTTTTTCATAAAATGATGTATGATTTTGTTGAAGTTAACAATATTGAGAATGGACAAGTTTACGTACAAATCACAAGAGGTGCTGCAGAGCGTCAACATCAATTCCCAACGCAGGCAACGCCAGTGATTACTGGTAATACAAAATCAGTTGAACGTCCTGTTGCAAAATTAGATTCGGGTGTTACGGCCAAATTTATCGAAGATATTCGTTGGTTACGCTGCGACATTAAAAGTTTAAACTTGCTTGGAAACGTACTAGCTAAACAAGAAGCATACGAAGAAGGATATTTTGAAGCGATCTTGCATAGAGGTGAAACAGTGACAGAAGGTTGTTCATCGAATATGTATGGCATTAAAAATGGCATTCTATATACTCATCCTGCAAACAACCTTATTTTAAACGGCATTACAAGACGAGTGATTCTTGAGCTATGTGAAGAATTAAAAATTCCAGTAGTCGAAACACCATTTACAAAAACAGAAGCTCTTGAAATGGATGAATTCATCATGTCTTCAACAACTACGGAAGTGATGCCAATTGTCGCAATTGGCGATCATAAAATTGGTCAAGGTGTTCCAGGTGAACTCACACGTAAATTGCAGACTGCTTTTGAAGCACGTATTGAAGTAGGCGTAAAATCATAA
- the thpR gene encoding RNA 2',3'-cyclic phosphodiesterase, whose amino-acid sequence MKPHYFIGIKIPQDIAECLAKERESWHLKSHKRQTPAQDMHITLLFIGEDVHDEIKQVEKLLGTIKQQVFTVNINSIKTFGNPTTPRIIYASLETSRQLEELQQQVHKSVETLQIKPDPKKFVPHITLASRWAGGEPAERQFSIAHMRFDVTEFSLFRIAPKETPRYQHIANYTLENTPTNFKGECL is encoded by the coding sequence ATGAAACCACATTATTTTATCGGTATAAAAATACCGCAAGATATAGCCGAATGCTTGGCTAAAGAACGAGAAAGCTGGCACTTAAAAAGTCATAAAAGACAAACGCCTGCACAAGATATGCATATCACATTATTATTTATCGGAGAAGACGTTCATGATGAGATTAAACAGGTTGAAAAATTGCTAGGGACTATTAAGCAACAAGTTTTTACAGTAAATATTAATAGCATTAAAACGTTTGGTAATCCAACAACTCCTCGTATTATTTATGCTTCTCTTGAAACGAGTAGACAGTTAGAAGAGTTGCAACAGCAAGTACATAAATCCGTAGAAACTTTACAAATTAAGCCTGACCCGAAGAAATTTGTACCACATATCACGTTGGCGAGTAGATGGGCAGGTGGCGAACCAGCTGAACGTCAATTTTCAATCGCTCATATGCGATTTGATGTGACGGAGTTCTCATTGTTTCGAATTGCACCAAAAGAAACTCCACGGTATCAACATATCGCGAATTATACGTTAGAAAATACACCTACTAATTTTAAAGGCGAGTGTTTATGA